In Hoplias malabaricus isolate fHopMal1 unplaced genomic scaffold, fHopMal1.hap1 scaffold_70, whole genome shotgun sequence, the genomic window GGTCGATCTGACCAGAGCTGTGGACGAGTAGCTCCTGGGTTCACCTCAGTAATAATCCTGTTCTCTATGGAATCACCTTTAATCCAGTCGGTGCATATCCTGTTCCTCACTTTCAGACTGCGAGATTAGTCCGTGTTGCGTGTTCCGTGTTGTCACGGAGGAGGGGGTCCCGATCTGCTTACGCTACCACAGGTCCAGCCTCCCGGACGCTGAAGGAACATCGGAACAACTTTAAACTCCAACCTGGACCAGCATGCCTCAAGCGAGGGGACAGTCCTAACACCCTGCAGAACCCAGGAAACCCAGCTGGGTCACTCCCTTAAGTGAGGGGAGAGTCCTAGACCCTGCAGAACCCAGCTGGGTCACTCCTTTAACCGAGGGGACAGTCCTAGACCCTGCAGAACCCAGGTGGGTCACTCCCTTAAGTGAGGGGACAGTCCTAGACCCTGCAGAACCCAGCTGGGTCACTCCCTTAAGTGAGGGGACAGTCCTAGACCCTGCAGAACCCAGCTGGGTCACTCCCTTAAGCGAGGGGACAGTCCTAGACCCTGCAGAACCCAGCTGGGTCACTCCTTTAACCGAGGGGACAGTCCTAGACCCTGCAGAACCCAGGTGGGTCACTCCCTTAAGTGAGGGGACAGTCCTAGACCCTGCAGAACCCAGGTGGGTCACTCCCTTAAGCGAGGGGACAATCCTAACACCCTGCAGAACCCAGGGACCCCAGGGCAGTAGTGACTTTAACCTTTTGTGAGTTTAAAGTTGTCTCTTgagattgtgtgtttgtgctctaGGTTCCCTGGGTTCTGCAAGGTGTGAGGATTGTCCCCTCACTTAAGGGAGTGACCCAGATGGGTTTTGCGGGGTCTAGGACTGTCCCCTCAGTTAGTGTTGATGCCCTGCTCCTCCAGGTTGCAGTTTAAAAGTCCCTAGTGTCCAGTGTCCCTTTGAGTCCCGGGGCTGGATCTGTGGCAGCACGATCGGACCCGTGGTTCCCCTGTGTTCCTGTAACACTGAGAACAATTGaacaattttgtttttaaattctgAAATAAAGAGTTTGAACATGTGTGAGACGTGTGGCCTGCAGTCATTTCAGCTCTAAACACTGTCTGGACTCAGGACACTCATTGGTGGGAGCAATTACCCACAATCCACTGCGATTCTGTGAGGTTTCACACATAAAGTGATTACAAAAGTAGCTCAGAAACGGAGAGAATTCAACTCTGCATCTGGAAACTTTTCACTCTCCCTCTTTAatcttcacctctctctctctctctctctctctacctctctctctctctctctacctctctctctctctctctctctacctctctctctctctctctacctctctctctctctctctctctacctctctctctctctctctctctctctctctacctctctctctctctctctctctctctctctctctctctctctacctctctctctctctctctctctctctctctctctctacctctctctctctctctctctctctctctacctctctctctctctctctctctctctctctctctacctctctctctctctctctctctctctctctctctacctctctctctctctctctcactctctctcatatgctcccccctccctccctctctcactcaatcAGGAAGCCACTCCCCTCTGTTCAGACGAAACGAAACTGAGTGAGTTCACAGGGTGTTGTtccctttttctccctctctctttcgctctctttcacttttgtcctctctctatcgctctctctctctctctctctctatctatctatctatctatctttctctctctctctcagtgagtgAGTGCAGGAAAATGGCCGAGGCCAGTATCTCAGTGGATCAGGACCAGTTCATGTGTCCAGTCTGTCTGGATCTGCTGAAGGACCCGGTGACCGTTCCCTGTGGACACAGCTTCTGCGTGGTGTGTATTAACGGCTGCTGGGATCAGGAGGATCAGAAGGGGGTCTACACCTGCCCCCAGTGCAGAGAGATCTTCACTCGAAGGCCAGTCCTGCGCAGAAACAACATGCTGTCTGACGTGGTGGAGAAAGTGAAGAAGACAGAGCTCCGCGCTCCTGCCCCTGCTCCCCGTTACGCTGGCCCCGGAGACGTGGAGTGTGATTTCTGCTCCGGGAGGAAACACAAAGCCATCAAGTCCTGCGTGACGTGTCAGGCCTCCTTCTGCGGAGCCCACCTTCAGCCTCACTACGACGTCCCTGGTCTGAAGAAGCACAGGCTGGTCAAAGCCTCCTCGCGGCTCCAGGAGAGGGTCTGCTCTCAGCACGACAGGCTGATGGAGATCTACTGCCGCACCGACCGCCGCTGCATCTGCGAGCTGTGTACGATGGACGAACACAGGGGCCACGATACTGTCGAGGCTGCGGCCGAGAGAACCGAGAAACAGGTGAGAAACGGGAGCACTTCAGAGCTCCTCTGTCTCAGTCTCAAAGCTGTGCCCGATGATGCGGACCCCTGGGGTCTTTTGCTGGCGCTAATGTCGATGTCTTACCTCTAGTCTCAGCTGGAGGAGGTGCAGAGGAGAACTCAGCAGAGAATCCAGGAGAAACAGAAGGAGCTGCGGGAGATGAAAGAGGCCGTGAGCGATATTAAGGTGAgtagagaacagagagaacagtgcgGGCTTCGGACCAAGGACCAGCCAGTCAGACATAGCTAATTCCCTGCATGTGGAAACACTCTCTTTCTGGCACACACACCGATGCTGGACACTTTAACCCTTCACAGTCCAAAGTATAGACCATATGTCATTTGGAGTTACAGTGAGAGGGTGGTTGAGAGTAGGGCTTGACAGTGACCTccatcttgtgtgtgtgtgtgtgttctgcagcgCTCAGCACAAGCAGCAGTGGAGGACAGCGAGAGGGTCTTCACTGAGCTGCTCCGCTCCATTGAGAAGAAGCGCTCTGAGATGACAAAACAGATCCGAGCTCAGGAGAAGGCCCAGCTGAGTGGAGCTgaagagcacctggagaaactGGAGGAGGAGATCTCCGACCTGAAGAAGAGACGCACCGAGCTGGAGCAGCTCTCGCACTCAGACGACCACATCAGCTTCCtccaggtaacacacacacactctcacacactccccatGGAGGAACCTGCTCCTCAGACAGTCATCACACGTAATTCCTTACCATTTCCCACCAAACGGTTCTTGAATCAGTTTAGGACTCACTTCAATGAACCGTCCTCCTTTTGATGGGAACTAATGGTACGTCATCAGCGGGGGGCGCTGGGGGGACTAGGTTCCAGCATCACTAAGGATGTATCTGCTCCAGAGCCTGAGATAAAAGGAtggagtcaggacagagtcatggttaatccactgtttacagcgtgGTGAGATCACAGTGAGATATGAGACACGTGGAGATGATCCAGAGCTCTGTAGTACTTTGGATTGTGGTTCCAGAGCCGTTTTGCTGATCTGAGAACTGTAAAAAGAGCCTGAAAATGGCTGCACACTAGAGTCACGTTCACCACATCCCAGAACACATCCagatggagcattttcctgtttgtatttccttttatttccttgtgattttGTTTCCAAATCAGAAACCGGGTGTTTGTGTCATTTTCATGGTATTACTGTGTTCACTGTTCATTATGGGATAGATTACAGGTCAGAAAAGGTCTGGATGAATAAACATCTGTTCAATGATTACACTTTCTTTGGACGGAGTTGGCACAGAGAGTGATTGCACAACAAAGCCATTGTCCTCACGTCCCTCATCTCCTGTCCCTTCTTCCTGCCTCAAGAAAAGAACTTCACAACTACTGGCATTAGTCAGAAGACTGGACGGTGTATGTACATTTACAACAGTCTCCCGGTCTCCATTTCCCCAtttcagaatttaaaaaaacatctggTTCAAAGTCACAAGGAAATAGCTCTGAGATCATTCAGTCTTTCGCTGCATTCGAATCCCTCTCTCTCCGTTGTGTGTCTCCTCCCGATGTAGAGCTTccagtctctgtgtgtctccgCTGGACGCAAGGCCTCACCCAGCGCCCCTGTCCCTCGCCCTCTCTCGCTGGATGGAGTGAGGAGATCTGTGGCTGAGCTGAAAGAGCAAGTGGAGGACGTCTGCAAGTTCAGGAAAGTCTCTCCACGCGGTAAGAGCCGGTTCTGCACAGGAACGGGAGGAACCTTTacttccacagagagagagagagagagacacagagagagacacagagagagagacagagagacggacagagagagagagtgacagagagagagagagagagagagagagttacagagagagagagagtgacagagagagagagagttacagagagagagagagtgacagagagagagagagtgacagagag contains:
- the LOC136682453 gene encoding E3 ubiquitin/ISG15 ligase TRIM25-like → MAEASISVDQDQFMCPVCLDLLKDPVTVPCGHSFCVVCINGCWDQEDQKGVYTCPQCREIFTRRPVLRRNNMLSDVVEKVKKTELRAPAPAPRYAGPGDVECDFCSGRKHKAIKSCVTCQASFCGAHLQPHYDVPGLKKHRLVKASSRLQERVCSQHDRLMEIYCRTDRRCICELCTMDEHRGHDTVEAAAERTEKQSQLEEVQRRTQQRIQEKQKELREMKEAVSDIKRSAQAAVEDSERVFTELLRSIEKKRSEMTKQIRAQEKAQLSGAEEHLEKLEEEISDLKKRRTELEQLSHSDDHISFLQSFQSLCVSAGRKASPSAPVPRPLSLDGVRRSVAELKEQVEDVCKFRKVSPRAAAVQRTLPIQPKAREDFLQYFHRLTLDPNTANHDLVLSEENRAVRWSGVQRRYPDHPERFDYWNQALCVESVRGRCYWEVEWERKRGSWVGVSVSYRGIGRKGESEECVFGRNALSWSLLCSSVYSFWHNNVETKLSGPSSNRIGVYVDHDAGILSFYDVSDTMTLLHSVHTTFTQPLYAGLRVSGVAKLSDVK